In Proteus vulgaris, the following are encoded in one genomic region:
- a CDS encoding DNA topoisomerase III, which produces MDLYICEKPSQAKDLAGVMKASQRGDGFLHDGGNRVITWAFGHLLELYMPDDYDERYKSWSLETLPIAPESWRYNVRKSAFKQYKIVEGLVKKASTIYISTDYDREGEAIARSLLDRFRYSGPIRRVCLTALDESSIKKALNNVKDGKDTVSLYYAALARQRADWLVGMNVSRLYTVLARDVGFNHTLHVGRVITPTVALVCQRDREIAGFTPSPYWTLGVNVSVQNGQFAAQWIPPEECSDEQGRCVNKAYAEQVASQVNGANAVISKAETKPGKESAPLPFDLTSLQQYASKRWGYTAQQVLDAAQALYETHKATTYPRTDSRYLPESQKEDIPDILQALILSDQNVSGLVAGADPHRKARVFNDAKVTAHHAIIPTPARTDISAMSEIEFNLYDAIRRFYIAQFYSEFEFTKTSIEVQCGRHLFAASGKTPAKQGWKVLFASDSESSPKDEGEDTDAPVEQEKLPRVSQGEPALLNGAELANKMTRPAPHFTEATLLAAMENIARFVTEEKFKQILKDTAGLGTPATRASIIQGAVDKGYFKRQKKVLLATDKAHALIAVLPPAIKSPGMTAAWEQELEKVASGSGNMSVFMKQISTWICQMVEQLKVPAPVLTKEGGAMAKAFEGAKPPSHECFNCGGEMHRIKGKNGFFWGCQNEACKKTFPDNRGKPEKRIAAEDCPDCPDCGSPMRLRKGKAPGKKRASKFWGCTAYPDCKGTMPFKKSDFMD; this is translated from the coding sequence ATGGACCTTTATATCTGCGAGAAGCCTTCTCAGGCCAAAGATTTGGCTGGCGTAATGAAGGCCTCCCAACGAGGTGATGGATTTCTCCATGATGGAGGAAACCGCGTTATTACGTGGGCGTTCGGCCACCTGCTGGAATTGTATATGCCAGACGATTATGACGAACGCTACAAGTCATGGTCACTGGAGACCCTCCCTATTGCACCAGAGTCATGGCGGTACAACGTTCGCAAGAGTGCGTTCAAACAGTACAAAATTGTTGAGGGACTGGTCAAAAAGGCGAGCACCATCTACATCTCAACGGACTACGACCGAGAAGGTGAGGCTATCGCCCGTTCGCTTCTGGATCGATTCCGCTACTCTGGCCCTATTCGCCGGGTTTGTTTGACGGCTCTCGATGAGTCAAGCATCAAGAAAGCGCTGAACAACGTAAAGGATGGCAAGGATACGGTCTCACTCTACTACGCCGCATTGGCACGGCAACGCGCTGACTGGTTGGTAGGCATGAACGTGAGCCGCCTCTACACAGTGCTGGCCCGAGATGTCGGCTTCAACCACACTCTTCACGTTGGCAGGGTTATCACCCCAACCGTCGCTCTTGTTTGTCAACGGGACCGAGAGATCGCCGGTTTCACCCCCTCACCATACTGGACTCTGGGTGTGAACGTGTCCGTACAGAATGGACAGTTTGCCGCCCAATGGATACCACCAGAAGAGTGCAGTGACGAGCAAGGCCGGTGCGTCAATAAGGCCTATGCCGAGCAGGTAGCCTCCCAGGTCAATGGTGCCAATGCTGTTATCAGCAAAGCAGAAACCAAACCAGGTAAAGAGTCAGCCCCCCTCCCCTTCGATCTAACGTCGCTGCAACAATACGCAAGCAAACGATGGGGATACACCGCTCAGCAGGTACTGGATGCAGCTCAAGCTCTGTACGAGACGCACAAAGCGACCACCTACCCTCGTACTGATAGTCGTTATCTACCCGAGAGCCAAAAGGAAGACATTCCGGACATTCTCCAGGCGCTCATTTTGTCCGATCAGAACGTCTCTGGGCTGGTGGCTGGCGCAGATCCTCATCGCAAGGCCAGGGTATTCAATGACGCCAAAGTGACCGCGCACCACGCGATCATTCCAACACCGGCCAGAACAGACATCAGTGCCATGTCTGAGATCGAGTTCAATCTTTACGACGCCATCCGTCGTTTCTACATCGCGCAGTTCTACAGCGAGTTCGAGTTCACCAAAACCTCCATCGAGGTGCAGTGTGGGCGTCACCTCTTTGCGGCCTCTGGTAAGACACCTGCCAAACAAGGCTGGAAGGTTTTGTTTGCTTCTGATAGTGAAAGCAGTCCCAAGGACGAGGGGGAAGACACCGACGCGCCGGTTGAACAAGAGAAGCTCCCCAGGGTTAGCCAGGGCGAACCCGCTTTGCTTAATGGTGCCGAGCTGGCAAACAAAATGACGCGGCCAGCACCGCACTTCACCGAAGCCACATTGCTTGCCGCGATGGAGAACATTGCCCGGTTCGTGACTGAGGAGAAGTTCAAGCAAATTCTCAAAGACACAGCCGGTTTAGGCACTCCAGCAACACGCGCAAGCATCATCCAGGGCGCTGTTGATAAAGGCTACTTCAAACGTCAGAAAAAGGTACTGCTTGCAACTGATAAGGCTCATGCGCTTATCGCAGTGCTTCCACCAGCCATCAAATCACCCGGCATGACTGCGGCTTGGGAGCAGGAGCTTGAGAAAGTCGCCTCCGGCTCCGGGAATATGTCTGTCTTCATGAAGCAGATTTCCACCTGGATCTGCCAAATGGTTGAGCAGCTCAAAGTGCCCGCACCGGTTCTGACCAAAGAAGGTGGCGCGATGGCTAAAGCCTTCGAGGGCGCTAAGCCGCCTTCACACGAATGCTTCAACTGCGGTGGAGAGATGCACCGGATCAAAGGGAAGAACGGATTTTTCTGGGGCTGCCAGAACGAGGCTTGCAAGAAGACGTTCCCAGACAACCGAGGGAAACCCGAGAAGCGTATCGCGGCTGAGGATTGTCCAGACTGCCCAGATTGCGGTAGCCCGATGCGTCTCAGGAAAGGAAAAGCGCCCGGCAAGAAGCGAGCTTCTAAGTTCTGGGGCTGCACCGCCTATCCCGATTGCAAAGGCACTATGCCCTTCAAAAAGTCGGACTTTATGGATTGA
- the mobH gene encoding MobH family relaxase, protein MLKALNKLFGGRSGVIETAPSARVLPLKDVEDEEIPRYPPFAKGLPVAPLDKILATQAELIEKVRNSLGFTVDDFNRLVLPVIQRYAAFVHLLPASESHHHRGAGGLFRHGLEVAFWAAQASESVIFSIEGTPRERRDNEPRWRLASCFSGLLHDVGKPLSDVSITDKDGSITWNPYSESLHDWAHRHEIDRYFIRWRDKRHKRHEQFSLLAVDRIIPAETREFLSKSGPSIMEAMLEAISGTSVNQPVTKLMLRADQESVSRDLRQSRLDVDEFSYGVPVERYVFDAIRRLVKTGKWKVNEPGAKVWHLNQGVFIAWKQLGDLYDLISHDKIPGIPRDPDTLADILIERGFAVPNTVQEKGERAYYRYWEVLPEMLQEAAGSVKILMLRLESNDLVFTTEPPAAVAAEVVGDVEDAEIEFVDPEEADDGDDQEEGEAALNDDMLAAEQEAEKALAGLGFGDAMEMLKSTSDAVEEKPEQKDAGPTESSKPDAGKKGKPQSKPGKAKPKSDTEKQPHKPEAKEDLSPQDIAKNAPPLANDNPLQALKDVGGGLGDIDFPFDAFNASAETTSTDATNSEIPDVAMPGKQEEQPKQDFVPQEQNSLQGDDFPMFGGSDEPPSWAIEPLPMLTDAPEQPTHTPEMPHTDNVNQHEKDAKTLLVEMLSGYGEASALLEQAIMPVLEGKTTLGEVLCLMKGQAVILYPDGARSLGAPSEVLSKLSHANAIVPDPIMPGRKVRDFSGVKAIVLAEQLSDAVVAAIKDAEASMGGYQDAFELVSPPGLDASKNKSAPKQQSRKKAQQQKPEVNAGKASPEQKAKGKDSQPQPKEKKVDVTSPVEEQQRKPVQEKQNVARLPKREAQPVAPEPKVEREKELGHVEVREREDPEVREFEPPKAKTNPKDINAEDFLPSGVTPQKALQMLKDMIQKRSGRWLVTPVLEEDGCLVTSDKAFDMIAGENIGISKHILCGMLSRAQRRPLLKKRQGKLYLEVNET, encoded by the coding sequence ATGCTGAAAGCCCTTAACAAGTTATTTGGTGGGCGAAGTGGAGTGATCGAGACCGCGCCGAGCGCCAGAGTGTTGCCGCTTAAAGACGTGGAAGATGAAGAAATCCCTCGATACCCACCTTTTGCCAAGGGCCTGCCAGTGGCCCCACTAGACAAGATACTGGCAACCCAAGCTGAACTGATTGAGAAAGTGCGGAACTCTCTCGGTTTCACTGTGGACGACTTCAACCGGCTTGTTTTGCCGGTGATCCAGCGGTATGCCGCGTTTGTTCACCTGTTGCCAGCTTCCGAATCACACCACCACCGTGGCGCTGGTGGTCTGTTCCGACATGGGCTTGAAGTGGCCTTCTGGGCAGCTCAGGCATCTGAGTCAGTTATCTTTTCCATCGAGGGGACGCCTCGGGAACGCCGTGACAATGAGCCGCGTTGGAGACTGGCGAGCTGTTTCTCTGGGCTGCTGCATGATGTGGGTAAACCGCTCTCGGATGTGTCCATTACGGACAAAGACGGGTCAATCACATGGAACCCGTATTCGGAGTCACTTCATGACTGGGCACACCGTCACGAAATCGACCGTTACTTTATCCGGTGGCGCGACAAGCGACACAAAAGACATGAGCAATTCTCGCTGCTGGCGGTGGATCGAATTATTCCGGCTGAGACTCGGGAGTTTCTGTCCAAGTCTGGCCCGTCCATCATGGAAGCGATGCTGGAAGCTATCTCAGGAACCAGCGTCAATCAGCCTGTGACCAAGCTGATGCTTCGCGCTGACCAAGAGAGCGTCTCACGGGACCTTCGCCAGAGTCGTCTCGATGTGGACGAGTTCTCCTATGGTGTGCCCGTCGAGCGTTACGTGTTCGATGCCATCCGCCGCCTGGTTAAAACCGGAAAATGGAAGGTCAATGAGCCAGGCGCGAAAGTCTGGCACCTCAACCAAGGTGTATTCATTGCCTGGAAACAGCTTGGGGACCTTTATGACTTGATCAGCCACGACAAGATCCCCGGTATCCCACGAGACCCTGACACACTGGCCGACATTCTCATCGAACGTGGTTTTGCTGTACCAAACACGGTGCAGGAGAAGGGTGAACGTGCGTACTACCGCTACTGGGAAGTTTTGCCTGAGATGCTCCAGGAGGCGGCGGGTTCGGTGAAGATCTTGATGCTCCGACTCGAATCAAACGACCTGGTGTTTACGACTGAGCCTCCTGCGGCTGTTGCTGCGGAAGTTGTTGGTGATGTTGAGGACGCTGAGATTGAGTTCGTTGATCCTGAGGAAGCCGATGACGGTGACGACCAAGAGGAAGGTGAAGCAGCTCTGAACGATGACATGTTGGCCGCAGAGCAGGAAGCAGAGAAAGCTCTAGCTGGCCTTGGCTTTGGTGATGCGATGGAGATGCTGAAAAGCACCTCCGATGCTGTCGAGGAGAAGCCAGAGCAAAAAGATGCGGGACCAACGGAATCATCTAAGCCTGACGCTGGCAAGAAGGGTAAGCCGCAGAGCAAACCGGGCAAAGCAAAACCGAAGAGTGATACGGAGAAACAACCCCATAAACCAGAGGCAAAAGAGGATCTGTCCCCTCAGGACATTGCCAAAAACGCACCACCTTTGGCAAACGACAATCCGTTACAAGCACTCAAGGATGTTGGGGGTGGACTGGGGGACATCGACTTCCCGTTTGACGCATTCAACGCATCGGCAGAGACAACCAGCACTGACGCAACAAACTCAGAAATCCCAGATGTGGCAATGCCCGGAAAGCAAGAGGAGCAGCCAAAACAGGACTTCGTTCCACAAGAACAAAACTCCCTGCAGGGCGATGACTTTCCAATGTTCGGTGGTTCTGATGAACCGCCATCATGGGCGATTGAGCCGCTCCCTATGCTGACTGACGCACCAGAACAACCAACGCACACGCCAGAAATGCCGCATACGGACAACGTTAATCAGCATGAGAAGGACGCAAAGACCTTGCTCGTTGAGATGTTGTCTGGATACGGGGAAGCATCGGCGTTGCTTGAACAAGCGATCATGCCTGTTTTGGAAGGTAAAACGACGCTGGGCGAAGTCCTATGCCTGATGAAGGGGCAAGCCGTCATTTTGTACCCGGATGGCGCTCGGTCGCTGGGTGCGCCGTCAGAGGTTCTCTCGAAGCTGTCCCACGCCAACGCGATTGTTCCGGACCCGATTATGCCAGGTCGCAAAGTTCGTGATTTCAGCGGAGTGAAGGCAATTGTACTGGCGGAGCAGCTTTCAGATGCAGTCGTGGCGGCCATTAAGGATGCCGAGGCGTCAATGGGTGGATACCAGGATGCCTTTGAGCTCGTCTCTCCCCCTGGCTTGGATGCAAGCAAAAATAAGTCTGCACCGAAACAACAAAGCCGAAAAAAGGCGCAGCAGCAGAAGCCTGAGGTTAATGCCGGTAAAGCCTCGCCTGAACAAAAGGCGAAAGGTAAGGACTCCCAGCCACAGCCGAAGGAGAAGAAGGTCGATGTTACTTCTCCGGTTGAAGAGCAACAGCGCAAGCCGGTCCAAGAAAAACAGAACGTGGCTCGCCTTCCTAAGCGGGAGGCTCAACCGGTGGCTCCTGAGCCCAAAGTTGAGCGTGAGAAGGAATTGGGACACGTCGAGGTGCGAGAAAGGGAAGATCCAGAGGTTAGGGAGTTTGAGCCGCCTAAGGCGAAAACAAACCCGAAAGACATCAACGCGGAAGATTTCTTGCCGTCTGGTGTTACGCCTCAGAAAGCACTCCAGATGCTCAAGGACATGATCCAAAAACGCTCGGGCCGATGGCTCGTGACACCTGTCCTGGAAGAGGATGGCTGCTTAGTAACCAGTGACAAAGCCTTCGACATGATTGCCGGTGAAAACATCGGCATCAGCAAACACATCCTCTGCGGGATGCTGAGCCGGGCACAGAGACGCCCTTTGCTCAAGAAACGTCAGGGAAAATTGTATTTAGAGGTAAATGAAACATGA
- the traD gene encoding conjugative transfer system coupling protein TraD (Members of this protein family are the putative conjugative coupling factor, TraD, as the term is used for the SXT and TOL plasmid systems.) — MTMSYDPLAYEMPWRPNYEKNAVAGWLAASGAALAVEQVSTMPPEPFYWMTGICGVMAMARLPKAIKLHLLQKHLKGRDLEFISIAELQKYIKDTPDDMWLGSGFLWENRHAQRVFEILKRDWTSIVGRESTVKKVVRKIQGKKKELPIGQPWIHGVEPKEEKLMQPLKHTEGHSLIVGTTGSGKTRMFDILISQAILRGEAVIIIDPKGDKEMRDNARRACEAMGQPERFVSFHPAFPEESVRIDPLRNFTRVTEIASRLAALIPSEAGADPFKSFGWQALNNIAQGLVITHDRPNLTKLRRFLEGGAAGLVIKAVQAYSERVMPDWEAEAAAYLEKAKNGSREKIAFALMKFYYDIIQPEHPNSDLEGLLSMFQHDQTHFSKMVANLLPIMNMLTSGELGPLLSPDSSDLSDERQITDSAKIINNAQVAYLGLDSLTDNMVGSAMGSIFLSDLTAVAGDRYNYGVNNRPVNIFVDEAAEVINDPFIQLLNKGRGAKLRLFVATQTFADFAARLGSKDKALQVLGNINNTFALRIVDGETQEYIADNLPKTRLKYVMRTQGQNSDGKEPIMHGGNQGERLMEEEADLFPAQLLGMLPNLEYIAKISGGTIVKGRLPILTQ, encoded by the coding sequence ATGACAATGAGTTATGACCCGCTCGCCTACGAGATGCCGTGGCGGCCCAACTATGAAAAAAATGCTGTAGCAGGCTGGCTTGCCGCCTCCGGCGCGGCTTTGGCCGTAGAGCAAGTCAGCACGATGCCGCCGGAGCCATTCTATTGGATGACGGGGATCTGTGGCGTGATGGCGATGGCTCGTTTGCCCAAGGCTATCAAACTTCACCTGCTCCAAAAGCATTTGAAGGGGCGTGATCTGGAGTTTATTTCCATTGCGGAGCTCCAAAAGTACATCAAGGACACGCCGGACGATATGTGGCTTGGTAGTGGGTTCCTGTGGGAAAACCGCCATGCCCAGCGCGTGTTTGAGATCCTGAAACGCGACTGGACTTCCATCGTAGGGAGAGAGTCCACGGTCAAAAAGGTTGTCCGGAAGATACAGGGTAAGAAAAAGGAGCTGCCAATCGGCCAGCCCTGGATTCACGGGGTAGAGCCCAAAGAAGAGAAGCTGATGCAGCCACTCAAGCACACTGAGGGGCATTCGCTGATCGTTGGGACCACCGGCTCGGGCAAGACCCGTATGTTCGACATCCTGATTTCACAGGCCATTCTGCGTGGGGAAGCCGTGATCATCATAGACCCGAAAGGGGATAAGGAGATGCGGGACAATGCCCGACGTGCCTGTGAAGCTATGGGGCAGCCGGAAAGATTCGTCTCATTTCATCCAGCATTCCCGGAAGAGTCGGTGCGTATCGACCCTCTGCGTAACTTCACCCGCGTGACTGAAATCGCAAGTCGTTTGGCAGCGTTGATCCCGTCCGAAGCAGGGGCCGACCCGTTCAAATCATTTGGATGGCAGGCACTGAACAACATCGCTCAGGGCTTGGTCATCACTCATGATCGTCCCAACCTGACAAAGCTCCGCCGATTCCTTGAAGGTGGCGCTGCTGGCTTGGTCATCAAGGCCGTTCAGGCTTACTCAGAGCGAGTTATGCCCGACTGGGAGGCAGAAGCAGCGGCTTACTTGGAAAAAGCCAAAAACGGTTCGCGTGAGAAGATCGCTTTCGCGTTGATGAAGTTCTACTACGACATCATCCAACCTGAGCACCCGAACTCTGACCTGGAAGGCTTGCTGTCGATGTTCCAGCACGACCAAACCCACTTCTCCAAGATGGTGGCGAACCTCCTGCCGATCATGAATATGCTGACGTCCGGGGAGCTAGGCCCTCTGCTGTCTCCAGACTCATCTGATCTGAGCGACGAACGCCAGATCACCGATTCCGCAAAAATCATCAACAACGCTCAAGTTGCTTATCTGGGGCTCGACTCCCTGACCGACAACATGGTTGGTAGTGCTATGGGGTCCATCTTCCTGTCAGACCTGACAGCGGTTGCCGGTGACAGATACAACTACGGCGTCAACAACAGACCCGTAAATATCTTTGTTGATGAGGCTGCCGAGGTGATCAACGACCCGTTCATCCAGCTCCTGAACAAAGGTCGCGGTGCGAAACTTCGTCTTTTCGTTGCAACTCAGACTTTTGCTGACTTCGCAGCTCGACTGGGTAGCAAAGACAAAGCGCTCCAGGTGTTGGGGAACATCAACAACACGTTTGCTCTGCGTATCGTCGATGGTGAAACCCAGGAGTATATCGCGGATAACCTGCCGAAGACCCGGCTCAAGTACGTCATGCGGACTCAAGGCCAGAACTCGGATGGCAAGGAGCCCATTATGCACGGAGGCAACCAAGGCGAGCGTTTGATGGAGGAGGAAGCTGATCTGTTCCCAGCCCAGTTATTGGGAATGCTTCCGAACCTGGAATACATAGCCAAAATTTCAGGCGGAACAATCGTAAAAGGCCGTCTGCCCATATTGACCCAGTAA
- a CDS encoding DUF4400 domain-containing protein, whose amino-acid sequence MKKPWLLVAWLLVIELLAILLLIPGDWTDRAIKRESVLVEQSLGVEARDWIQNKASTWFRSSVIDSGFYEGMYQTLIPSEEERQKSKGMQDMGKGWFVWVKGRMEAFVNVIYQFYTRLALLAAWAPYMLILFVPAVYDGMMTWRIKRTNFDYASPVLHRYSVRGTMYLMAGLFIAFFIPIALDPVVIPMTMMTCCVLVGLTFGNLQKRV is encoded by the coding sequence ATGAAGAAGCCGTGGTTGCTGGTCGCATGGCTGCTGGTTATTGAGTTGCTGGCAATATTGCTGCTGATCCCTGGCGACTGGACAGACAGAGCCATCAAAAGGGAATCCGTGCTGGTGGAACAGAGTCTTGGTGTCGAAGCAAGAGACTGGATACAGAACAAAGCATCTACCTGGTTCAGGTCGAGCGTTATTGATTCAGGCTTCTATGAGGGGATGTACCAAACGCTGATCCCATCAGAAGAGGAGCGCCAGAAGTCCAAGGGGATGCAGGATATGGGCAAGGGCTGGTTTGTGTGGGTCAAAGGCCGCATGGAAGCCTTTGTCAACGTCATTTACCAGTTCTACACACGGTTGGCGCTGTTAGCCGCGTGGGCTCCCTATATGCTGATCCTGTTCGTACCTGCGGTATATGACGGGATGATGACATGGCGAATTAAGCGGACCAACTTCGATTATGCGAGTCCGGTTCTCCATCGTTATAGCGTTCGCGGAACGATGTACCTGATGGCCGGATTGTTCATCGCGTTCTTCATCCCCATAGCGCTCGATCCGGTTGTCATCCCGATGACAATGATGACGTGCTGTGTCCTGGTTGGCCTGACGTTCGGCAACCTCCAGAAACGGGTATAG